The Lates calcarifer isolate ASB-BC8 linkage group LG19, TLL_Latcal_v3, whole genome shotgun sequence genomic interval tggaaaaaaaagcattttgtaCACCATTCTTGATGTTTGagataagattaaaaaaagattaaaacatTGAGGAATGTTCCATTCTCCTGTATATTGTACCTCTATTTATTTGCCTTATTTAGTTTGCTATATTTTGTATGTACACACAGCATTACAAcaaaatgttatattaaaaatatgaataattaaaCTGTGGTCCGTGTATGATGGATAGTTTTGAGACTTGTATAAGAatgagaatctttttttttttttcatttctataattttatttttgttttgtatttttctcacCCTGTGTCTTTTGTAGGGTTACAATAAACTTTTGTCCCTTACAAGTGATGGTTTATTCTTTTCTTCATTATAATGTGTACTACAACGTTCTACTACTATGTCTATTCTTTTCACATCTCTTATAGGCCAAACACTTCAGCAGCTCAATCTAAAGAGTAACTGATAGACtgaattataataacaaactattcatcatcatcaatagCCACAAACTCCAGAATGAACACAGCACTCCGTATGGTACTTGACTGCTCCAGTCAGACAGAGTATCACTCTGTCAACCAGTACAACCAGTACAACCAGTGAAACCTTTCAAAATAAGGTAAATGTGACAGTGGTGTCTCTAATATTCTGTACATCCCACATGTAAATAGAGATGGATACAATGTTGGTGCTCAGTCCACTGAAGACTGTGGAGATCTAGTACCTCACCTTGTATCATAATACATTATATAATGCAGTGgcatacagtatacagtttgGTAAGAAATGTATCATGAATACTACAACATTAGTACTAACATGTTTAGTAATAACAGTAGTAAAGCAGTGATGATatgaataatgatgataaacaTTAATATCTGTTATTATCAGTTAAATGTGCTGTTCCTCACTGtgaccactggagggcagtCACTCATCATAATCATCTACAGAACACAACAAGACACAATAACACTCAATGAACACTAGCGATAGAAGCGACacatttcaattttatttgtcCCCAAGGGAAAATGGTTTTGTGACAATATATGATAATAAGAGATAAAGAATGATATAAGCAATATTagctatatgtgtgtgttatgttgtggTGATGGTATGTCACtatctgtttaaataaaacaataagtATTGTTGTGTTATTTCCAGTATTACAACCTGCAGATACAATTGATAGCATTACAGAAGCCAGTTTTTATGCTGTATTATGATTTTGATCATTTCCAGGAACCAGTGCATTTCCAGACTAGAACTAACACACAAGATATACTTTAAGTACATATTGTACTGAGAAATCACACAGCAGTTTGCTCAGAGAATAATTTGAACACAAGAAAGGAAAAGCTAGCAGAGTTAGTGGACTTTGAATTAAGACTGTTGTATTTAAATGCTATGTATCACTGGACTCTACcagttttaaatgtgtcatatttccatccatccatgatCTCACACTGAGGTGTTCAAACCCAGGGCCTTTGTGAATACTCTCTGTGCATCCTCAGCAAGCATGTTGAGGAAAGTGCTGAGTGCTCTGTAGGTGGAGATGAAGGAGAGGGACATTGCTACTGGGATTCCAAACAGTGGAATAAATCTGGatccttcctctgctgccattAATGTAAAGAGAAGTGGATATAAGCTGATTATTTTAAGGATAAGatctttgttatttcttttgcAGCCAGTGGTGATGTCATCACTGCTCTAAGATCAGCCACAGTCAGGCGTGCACTATGAGCAAGATTCTGCAGTGACTTGTTGTCAAGACCAAATGCAGTTTGGGCCATATGATGAATTTAACAGTCATGCCTAGATCAAGTGCGTCAGACAAACCAGGAACTGGTACACCTGCTCCAAATGCAGATGCAAGAGCTAACCATTTTATTTTGGCCTGAAAAACCTCTTTCTTCTTGTTGATGATCTCCAGGTTGATACTGGGTATGGCCAAAAGTAAAGCATTCCTCTTGTGAGCAGGAAGCTCTCTCTCTAATGTCTCCTCCAACAGGTGAAAATCATACAGGTGGAGATCAAAGCTGGACACCAGGAAGACCTGTGGAGACTCAACACCTTGTTTTTGAAGACCTGTGGCATAAAATGGATATAGTATGATGCTTTAGATGAATACAAAGTGTATTTCACACTGGTCACGATCTATGCCAGTTTAAGTTTATGTAAGTGGCAGgattaatataaaaaacataTGTGATGAAAACCACAGAAATGGAAACTGTgctaaaaagtgaaagtatatgttaatttgactttaaaacatAAGGTATTATATGATGTAACTTCATCTGTCAAATTTTGCTTATAGATCCCACAAACCACTTTGGTTCAGTAAGTTTGACATACAGTGTCTGTAGTTTCGCATGTATACCAGATTAAATTCGGAAAATCCTTGTAATACTTAATTTAACATAATTAAATTATATAATGATTAATAtaatcaaatatatatattatattaaccTGACCTTGAATGCAGTCTCCCCTGATTTGATCGAGGGTATTTTTTTCGTTGAACTCCCTCTGACTTCTTTCAGCATCACGTAAGTTGTGGTCGATCTTTGAGCGAACAAAGTAGAACTTTTTCCCCATCTTCTGAATCTCCTTAGCCAGCttcacatcattttctctgAAGCGATCCgctgagatgatgatgaagaaatcAAACTTCTCAAATCCAACATGCTCCAGGTATTTGTCAGCTGGAAAACTGGTGGTACCAATGCCAGGGAGATCCCATACTGTAACATTGGGATATTTTGGATGGGGGTATGGTGTAACCTCTAAGGTGGTTTCTACACAACCTGTAGGGGCGGCTTCATCATCTCTGTTGTCTATGCCTCTGAAGGCATTAACAAAGGTGGATTTACCAGAACCAGACTCTCCTGTGATGCCAATATGTAGTGGAATATTATCCTGTTGTTCCAAATACTCCTGGGCCTTAGCAGCTGCTGAGGCAGTATCATTGTTCTGTAGTGCTTCTTTAATTTCCTTAAGTTCCTCCCCATCTGGATATGAATCAAAAGGATCCTCCATGCTGATCTGTGAAGAACTAAGAAGTGAAAATAACTGTACTGTTAGCATGGAGTAGGTTATACAATAAACCTCTTTTGGGATATTGTAATGCTATAAAACAAGGAAGTTCATAttccaaaaagaaagaaagaaaaaaaaagaaaacacatcatgtGTGCTATAAAATTCTGACAATATATATTAATTTTATGTTTCGACTGACACTGACTAGTCTACGTTACTATGTAGGAAACTGTAAAATGCGTTAGGCGACACTATGAGCACAGGAATCATAATCTCATGCTAATTAttcagtcagaaacatgttGTATTACACAGTATAGTGCTTACCTTATGAGGTACTTCAAATGTTGCTGCTCAATAAAAGATGTAATTCTTCTCCTGCGTCGTTGAACAGTTTTTGGAAGCGGTCAGTCCCTGACAGTGGCCAATATAAACAGTCTGCTGTAAGAGTCAAACAGGTGGtttacaggaaacacagggaggaggggtgtgAGCACAGAGCCGCACCCTTTGCCTTCTTGTTTGCTGAAATGTCCAAATAGATTAGAAAAACTATGGTTTGTATACAGATCTAAATAAAGAATCACATTACACAGTGGTGTTAAAACCCAGTGCTACTTAAAACACTTTCTGTGCATCCTCAGATAGCATGTTGAGGAAACTACTGTAGGTAGAGGTAAAAGAGACGGGGAAGAAAGACTGTTTAATGTGACTAAATGTTAGAGGTCTGGAATCATAAAGAATCCAGTATTTCACAAGAAAGATTGTCAGCTAGAAAACTAGTGTGGTGCCAATGTCAGGGAGATCCCATACTGTAACACTGGGATACTTTGGATGGGATTTATTCCTCTAAAGACATTAACAAAGTGGATTTGCCAGACCCACACAATATTATTAACATCATTAATGTTGTTATTACTTGATTTTCCATAGATTCTCCATATCTGTTTCCATATATATAGTTctgtgtatattgtatattgtttGTCGGTTGTTTATATCggttgtttatatttttaatatagtGTCTTGGATATATCGTTTTGGTATTTTACTaacatttatgtctttttctactttacaatccctgctgctgctgtaacaatgtacatttccccactgtgggactaataaaggcTAAGACTAATAAATATTTCCTCTTATCAATCCTTGAAAATCAAAGAAAGATAATCATTGCACTATGTTCTTAATGTAACTGCAGAATATTTAGAACTACCCAAATCTAATCATGAATCATCAgaattgaaaaatgaaaataatatgcATATAAGGGGCAgcacagtggttagcactgttacCTCACTGCAAGAGGGTTCCGGGTTCAAGCCctgggtttttctgtgtggagtttgcatggattctctctgggtactccagccTCCCAAATGCAGTTTAGGTtcattggtgactctaaattgcccgtagctgtgaatgtgatggttgtttgtctctatatgttggccctgcaatggactggtaatctatatacatatatatatatatatatatatatatatatatgtagagagagagagagagtatcaTGAATGAATTTCTTGTGCCTCATCGTATCCACATCACTCTACGCTACATGTTGGATAGTGCAACATGTGACAAAGCTACAGTGATGAGCACAGAAAAAATCCCATATATCAAACTGATACAGTCAGAAACAAGACACTTTACCAGATAATATAGTGCAATGTGTAACTCTGTGATTTACTGTATGAAGTACTTGAATGTTCTATCAGCAAAGTTGTCATTCTTTTCAGTGTGGTTGTAGTTTCAGGGTTGCACAGAGTTCAGAAACAGCTGATTTGCAGGGAAGAATAGAAGGAATATGAGTACAGGGCCTTTTATACTTTCTGGAGTTATTTCATACATCAGAAAGTTTGTGTATGAGGAGCTAGTTCCAGCAACATCACATTTCAACGACctttaatatgaatatgtgCCTATAAGGAAAATGGAAACAGCAAGTTCCTTGTCTTGGAGGCAAATTTAAAATGGTCAGATATTAGAAATAGCATATACATGTACTGGAATAAATGAGACCTGTCAGCTATAAAAAGTACTGAACATTCAATAATGTACGATCAGACTACTTTATTGTAAGTATTTTGAATTAGCACATGAAATGACCTCACTTATGATACACATTATGGGTTATTTAAGATGGACCCTAAAGTGTAGGACATGGGACACACCTGTCCTGACCTGAGATTAACTAGCAAGACATGTGACTTGCTAAAACTGATgtgacttttttcacttttcactgctCATGGCCCAGAAAacatcatatttatttaaatcattGTATCTCTTTGTCCTGGGTGGTAAAGAGGTAAGCCTGGAGTTTGTCCTCGTCAGGGATGACGTCCTCGTCACTGACTTTGATCTTCTGCTCGACAGGAAAGCATCTGGGCATGAGCTTTTTTCcactctgagagaaaaaaagacatgaaaccTTTACCTACATGTTGTTTCTCACTATAACTTAATGAATGAAAAggactgaaaattaaaaagaaattcaatttaaaaaaaaaaactattgttAATCTTTTGTGTTGATTTGTGAGGTCTGGTGCCTTTATTTAACACCAGTATTATTGTCAGTGTTTCTCCAAATTacaactacatttcccataaaccCTGTTTCATCTTGTGTAACAGCACCTTTCCTTACTGAGCTGTAATGTAATCCATCAGATTTCCCCCAAATCTTACCCACTGCTGCACATCATATATGAAGTGCAGGACGTCATTCAGAGGAAAGACAGTACTGATTTACTGAGgatcatttttaatgtaatgtatgaaaacaaattcaaaattcacATATTGGCACAGGATGCTGTGTGTATCtatttgtattgatttttaCAGACTCACTATTTTCTTGGAATCACCCAGAGATCTCTGCATGCACTTCTTCATCCTTTCTTTCTGATTCTCTCGCTCCAGTCTCAGATTTTCTTCACGCAGCCTGGGACATGGTATAGGACAACATAACAGGATAACATGCTCTATGGGAACACATGTATATTTCTTTACATTACCATGAggtttcactgtgtgttgtatttgtatCAGTGTACTGATGACAGTCTGAACTGTTTATCCAAGGCTCCCACAAACTGCAGTGacatgcattattattattctacgGGCATTGTTTGGTtagaaatgtaacaaaataaaaagaaaattaagagATACTTGATACCATGATGCCATTGgacaaatatataatatatttgcTAAGGTACAGCACAGTCCATATACTTATCTAATTCTGAATGTTGTCCGTAAACAGTCAGTGAGACtaacctgctcctcctctcaccGTCCTTGATCTGCCTCAGTGCCTCCAAGCTTTCTTCAGGGATGCTCTCAATGTGCTGGAGCAGTACAGACATGCGGTACTCAACACTGGACAGCTTCTCCAAGGTGCTGAGGACAGGTCAACCGGCTATCCACGCAGCAGCAATGCACTTCTGTCACCTTCACACCCATGTCATCCAACATGATGTCCTGCAGGCAAGGAGAGGGGGTGGGacagattaaaatgaaaatgtctgagaCTGGCTGGGATCAGTCAGAGTTACTGCTTATTGTTTATAGGCTTGTTGTTATTGAACTTAAGTTGACAAGAGCAGCTTTTAAGATTTGAAACaggtgtaaaaataaataaaaccacattcTGCTTCCTTACCTGGTCCTCTGTTTTTAATGAGTTGTGGAGCTGAACCATCTTTTTGAGCTGgacacctctctccctctctgtgtcagtTCTGTCCCTCTTGTCACTGACCTGAAGTAATACCTTCTCTTCATGCTCTTTccttgagagaaagagagcgaggaGTCAGAACATGGTGGGATTATTATCGCAAGTTTTCAcagcatttttcatgttttgctgttttcccTTGGCCTGTGCTTCACGTGTTTTTTGTATCTCACATTTCTGTTCACTGAAGTTACAACTgttatttgtcactttaattTACTTACTCTGCTTTTTATAAAGGTGTTTTTTGTGTATGCTGCAGCCTCTTGTACTGCTCTTTAGTcctgtttgtctgctttttgttgttgttgtttttaacatttaacatcagTCTGTTCAGGGACTGCAGTTTAAAATGGATAAATCTGATGCTTACTTTTTCTTCAATGTGCTCTCAatactctgctgcagctcttccAGTATCTCATCCACCCTGGTGGACCCCTGAATTAGGGACAAATTCTGCTCCGTTAGCTCCGTCACCAGGTCCTGCAGCTGGTGGGAGTCAGAGAAGTATAGCTCTAGTTTCTCCTGCAGGAAGGAGAAAGTGACGGCACACTGTCAGTTCTGCAGATCACCACTCAGGGTAAAAAGAGGTAGAGCTTCAGAGTGCTTTATTTAGGAAAACTGACCTCACATTCTGAGCTGTCACTATCCAGTTTAGAAGTTTTGACCCTGAAATTCCAATAAACAGTTAAAGCTCAGGGGAAATGAACAGGTAATGTACACTGGCATTTggtaaatattttttgtatagcttttttaaaaagcagcagcaacaagatgtaaaacaaaaagaaaaagaactgaaaacagtgaaatgatgttcaaccaaaaaaataaatataatccCACATGAAAAACAATAGGACTTACATGGAGGGATGTATGACTTTTGGGggttaaatgtatttttaaattgatatttttatttataccTGTGACTTTTTGCTTCATGCTGATCATCAAGTGGAAGTTATCGATCACCAATCTTATTATTTAGCACTGTGTAGGAATAATACTGGATGTGCAGCTTAGCACTCATCACACTCTTCATAGAAGTGGGTGTGTGGTGTTTCCTTACATTGTGTCTCTGTGAGCTGAGGACACTGTGGGCTCTTCAGTCGAAGGCAGCGCTCTTCCTGGACTAGCTCCCTCCAAACCTGCATGTGTGTTATCATTCCCATAACAGAAATTACACTGGTCATGTTTAAAAGTCCATATATTGGACTGTTAATGATAGACCAGCAGGCCCTGGGCTTTAATGTGTCGTCCATTTCATGTTGTGTCACTGGGTTTTAGCACTCACCCTGCCTAACTGCCAACTCCTGAGGATCCTGGCTCTGCTCATCCTGAGCAGCTCTGTCAGACAGGACTCTGGCTTTCAGAGCTTCTGCTTCCTGTGCCTCCTGCCACTCCGGAGGCGCCAGCTTGAACAGAATGTTCCGACATCTCTTATAATTATTCAGGATTTCTTCAATCTCAGCGAGTTCACTATGAAGAAGAAAGACTAAGTTTAGATCCACAGAGCATGCGACTACATCCCTCCaaaatttcttttttattcagtgCTTCTCCCTGCATCTTTTGGTTCAAACTTAATGCACATTTAACATGGAGAATGTGCACATATTCATGCTTAATGCACAACGTTATCATAGATCTACCTTTTTATGGTCCTTATTTTGTCAGTCGATTTCTCAATCACAgcattcctctcctctttggtcttcctctccttttcaaaACTGACAACATTACAGAACAGTTATTACAAAAAGAATATTCAATTCAGCTTTAGGTTACAATAATAAGGAAGCCAATACAGCTTACAGTGTTCTGGCAACTGTGGATTTCCTCTCAATCATCTTGAGAGACTCTTCAGAGCTGTAATTGTCTCTTTCAATCAGTCCTT includes:
- the LOC108896115 gene encoding LOW QUALITY PROTEIN: cilia- and flagella-associated protein 100-like (The sequence of the model RefSeq protein was modified relative to this genomic sequence to represent the inferred CDS: deleted 1 base in 1 codon) codes for the protein MMEELTGRVLEEDEEKKKMQIPQQFKNKTGLFKQSSPDSTVSAIQRDYLRRNRQQYLIYNERLTTLLEISVLMKRTELTEVDNIIASKESRMEMAKGLIERDNYSSEESLKMIERKSTVARTLFEKERKTKEERNAVIEKSTDKIRTIKSELAEIEEILNNYKRCRNILFKLAPPEWQEAQEAEALKARVLSDRAAQDEQSQDPQELAVRQGLEGASPGRALPSTEEPTVSSAHRDTMVKTSKLDSDSSECEEKLELYFSDSHQLQDLVTELTEQNLSLIQGSTRVDEILEELQQSIESTLKKKKEHEEKVLLQVSDKRDRTDTERERGVQLKKMVQLHNSLKTEDQDIMLDDMGVKVTEVHCCCVDSRLTVLSTLEKLSSVEYRMSVLLQHIESIPEESLEALRQIKDGERRSRLREENLRLERENQKERMKKCMQRSLGDSKKISGKKLMPRCFPVEQKIKVSDEDVIPDEDKLQAYLFTTQDKEIQ
- the LOC108896089 gene encoding LOW QUALITY PROTEIN: interferon-inducible GTPase 5-like (The sequence of the model RefSeq protein was modified relative to this genomic sequence to represent the inferred CDS: inserted 2 bases in 2 codons), which encodes MEDPFDSYPDGEELKEIKEALQNNDTASAAAKAQEYLEQQDNIPLHIGITGESGSGKSTFVNAFRGIDNRDDEAAPTGCVETTLEVTPYPHPKYPNVTVWDLPGIGTTSFPADKYLEHVGFEKFDFFIIISADRFRENDVKLAKEIQKMGKKFYFVRSKIDHNLRDAERSQREFNEKNTLDQIRGDCIQGLQKQGVESPQVFLVSSFDLHLYDFHLLEETLERELPAHKRNALLLAIPSINLEIINKKKEVFQAKIKWLALASAFGAGVPVPGLSDALDLGMTVKFIIXAQTAFGLDNKSLQNLAHSARLTVADLRAVMTSPLAAKEIXKDLILKIISLYPLLFTLMAAEEGSRFIPLFGIPVAMSLSFISTYRALSTFLNMLAEDAQRVFTKALGLNTSV